GGGCTGGGTAATCTTGGCGCTCTGGCGAGTAAACCGGTGATGGAAGGTAAGGCGTTGCTGTTTAAACGCTTTGCCGGTGTAGACTCCATTGATATTGAAGTGGAATCAGAAAGTGCTCAGGCGTTTATTGATACCGTAAAACGTATTGCCTGTAGTTTCGGCGGAATCAATCTTGAAGATATTAAAGCACCAGAGTGTTTTGAAATTGAACGACGCCTGATAGAAGAATGCGACATCCCGGTATTCCATGATGACCAGCACGGAACCGCCATTGTAACGGCTGCCGGTATGTTGAATGCACTGGATATTGCCGGCAAAAAAATAGAAGAAGCCAAAATGGTTTGCCTGGGGGCTGGCTCTGCGGCCATTGCCTGTGTCAAATTGCTGATCAGCTGTGGCATGCGACCGGAAAACATTCTGATGCTGGACAGTAAAGGGGTTATCCACACTGGCCGTGATGACCTGAACCAGTACAAAGCCCTGTTTGCAGTAGACACCGACCGTCGTCAACTGGATGATGCTATTGTGGGTGCCGATGCGTTTCTTGGGCTTTCCGGCCCTAACCTGCTGTCTGCCGAACAGCTGCAAACCATGGCAGAGCATCCGATTGTCTTTGCCTGTGCTAACCCTGATCCTGAAATTCATCCTGAAGTGGCGAAGGCAGCTCGTTCTGATGTGATTATGGCGACCGGCCGTTCTGATTTCCCCAATCAGGTCAACAATGTTCTGGGCTTCCCGTTTATTTTCCGAGGCGCACTGGATGTACGCGCGACCCGCATTAACGAAGCCATGAAAGTGGCAGCGGTGAATGCGATTCGGGATCTGGCAAAAGAGGAAGTGCCACAGGAAGTCATGGATGCATACGACGGTATCCAGCTAAGTTTCGGACCGGGCTATATTATTCCAAAGCCAACCGATCCCCGCTTGTTGGGTAAGGTGTCTGCGGCAGTCGCTGAGGCAGCCATTGAGAGTGGCGTGGCGAAGCTGGGGTATCCGGCGCATTATCCGCTGACGTCTCTGGATGACGTTTGATCTTTCCGCACAGCTTGCTGCACATTACTCCGGGTTAACCTGATACCCGATACCCCGGAGTAGTTTGTTGGACGCCAATGGATTGGCGTCCACAATAATGGTAAAAATCAGAACAAATCTTCAGGCTTAAACGACTGCTCAATATCATTCAGGGAAGGGATAGAGCCTTCGCTCACGGAAGTTGGGGCTTTTTCCTGACGAAAGATTTCAAAAATAGCGTTTTTATCCCCCTGTCGTGCAAGGCGACCGGTTTTTGGATCAATTCGCAGTGACACCATGCCGTCGGGTTGTGGCAGGCGTTGTTCTGGTTTGCCATCAAGAGCGACCTTCATAAAGTCAATCCAGACTGGCAGAGCAGCGTTTCCGCCGTATTCCCAGCGACCGAGTGTCGTGTAATCGTCCATGCCAATCCAGACGCTGGTCAGCACTTCCGGATTAAAACCGACAAACCATGCATCCTTACTGTCGTTGGTAGTACCGGTTTTACCAGCAATATCATGGCGTTTCAGCGCCTGGGCACGACGGCCAGTACCTTTCCAGATGACGTCACTCATGATGTCGTTGATGATGTAGTTCACCCGCGGGTCCATCACCTGTTCAGCGGGTGTGATGCGCTGGGTATCGGGTTCGCCGGTCAGGTCAACGATATGGTTATCCTGATCACCCCGGGCAAGGATGATGGCTGAACCGGAGTCAGCTTCAGGCACTTCTGTTTGCTCAGTTGTTTGCTCCTGAGGATTGTCCAGCAAGTCTTCACATTCAGGGCAGGCCGTTTCAGGGGAAGCCCTGAACAGCACTTCATCCACGGTCTCAACACGATCAATCAGATAGGGGCTGACTTTATAACCGCCATTGGCAATGGTGGCGTAACCAGCGGTCAGCTGCAACGGTGTCAGGGATACGTTACCCAGAGCCAGGCTGAGATTTCGCTCCATTGTACCGTCTTCGAAACCCAGACTTTCCAGGAAGTTAATGGTTCGGTTGATGCCGATTTCCCGCAGCAGTCGAATAGAGATCAGGTTGCGGGAGCGGTACAGACCTTCCCGCAGGCGCGTTGGGCCATTGAACTTCATGTTGTCGTTGTTTGGACGCCAGGTGCCTTCCAGTCCCTTGTCAGCAAATACTATGGGAGCGTCGTTAATCATGGTGGCAGCGGTCAGACCTTCATGGATGGCAGCAGCGTAAACAAACGGCTTGAACGATGACCCCGCCTGCCTGACAGCCTGGGTTGAACGGTTATACATGCTGTCGAAGAAGTTAAAGCCACCCACCAGGGACAGGATGGCTCCGTTCTTTGGGTTCATGGATATCAGTGATGACTGGGCTTCAGGATCCTGGCTCAAACGATAGCGACCATCCGGCATTTTACGCACCAGAATCAGGTCTCCGGCTTTTAACACGTCGCCTGCGGACTTGGGGTCGTAACCAAAAGCATTCACGTTAATGAAACGCTTTGCCCAGTTCAGGTTGTCCCAATCAATGACGTCAACTTCGTCATTGCGCAGCAGAATATGAGCCGTTTTGTCTTCAACGGCAGTGACCACCGCTGGCATAAGAATTCTATTGGAACGAGCGTTTTTCAGAGCCTCTTTCCAGACATCAACGTTAGACTGAATCTCACTGTTATTGATTTCCAGGTTTTGGTCTGCTTCGTTGAGGTTGGTAACAGGGCCCCGGTAACCGTGTCGTTCTGTGTAGGCAAACAGACCATCGACCACTACCTGGTTTGCGGTTTCCTGCAGGGAGCTGTCAACTGTCGTGTAAATCTGAAATCCTTCGGTATAAGCTTCAGGGCCATACCTTTCAATCATTTCCTGACGAACCATTTCTGCTACATACGGCGCTTGTAGTTCAATGCGGGAGCCGTGATAGCGGGCAGTTACTGGCTGACTGACTGCTGTCTGGTAGTTGTTGTTGTCGATATAGCCAAGGTCCAGCATGCGCCCGAGAATCCAGTTGCGGCGAATCAGGGCTCTGTCAGGGTCGTTGATCGGGTTATAGCGGGAGGGAGCTTTTGGCAGTCCGGCGATCATAGCCAGCTGAGCCAGGTTCAGTTCATTAATAGACTGTCCATAATACACTTGGGCGGCCGCCTCAACGCCGTAGGCACGGTTGCCCAGGTAAATTTTATTCAGGTACAGTTCAAGGATTTCAGACTTGTTGAGCTCTCGCTCGATCTGTAAAGCCAGCAGTATTTCATTGAATTTACGGGAGAAAACCCGTTCATGACTCAAAAAGAAGTTTTTCGCCACCTGCATCGTAATAGTGCTGCCGCCTGACTGAATGCTGCCGGTGGATACCAGCTGCACGGCCGCACGCATCAGACCGACAATATCAACGCCAGGGTGGGAGTAGAACCGGTCATCTTCAGCAGCCATAAACGCCCGAACCAGAAACTCAGGGGTTTCTTCAATGCGAACCGGCGTACGACGCTTTTCACCGAACTCGGCCAGCAGCTTCTCGTCACGGGTATAAACCCGCAGGGGCGTTTGCAGGTGAACATCCCGCAGGGTTTCAACAGATGGCAGGGAAGGGCTCAGGTACAGATAGGCACTGGCTGCGATCAGCAGCACACCACCACCACCGGCAAGGCCACTCCATAGTAAGAATTTTAAAAATTTAACCATTCGCTTCATTCTGCCGGAACATCCAGTTTATCTGAGCCTCTCAGCTCATTGAGCCGATCCTGTGGGAGCATTATAAAGGTAAAATACCCTGATGCCCTATAAAACGGGGAAGTTTACTTTACCCTGAAATTATTTTGACGATGTTAACCGGTAGTTGTGGAGGTTGGTGTCCGTAGCTGTCACATTCCGGTGAGGTCAGGGTGTGTAACAGGCTTTGAATCTTTCGGAAATTGCGGAAAAGCAAATACTGATATTTAATTGAAACTATACCCCTTATAACAAATGAACAGGGATCAGATCCGTGTTAGGACTGTTCAAAAATAAATCCAGCTCTGTCCTGGGCATCGATATCAGTTCGACGTCTGTTAAAGTTCTTGAACTCAGCCGCAGTGGTGATAAGTACCGTGTTGAAGCCTTTGGTGAGCAACCTCTGGCACCGGGTGCTGTCGTCGAAAATAATATTCAGGAAACAGAAGCGGTGGGTGAAGCCATTGCCAAAGCCGTTGCCCATTCCCGTTCTGGTGTTAAAAACGCGGCTATTGCGGTATCCGGTTCAGCAGTGATCACAAAAACCATTGAAATGGACGCTTCTCTCAGTGATGACGAGATGGAATCCCAGATTGCGGTAGAGGCAGACCAGTACATTCCCTACGCACTGGACGAAGTGGCTATTGATTTTGAAGTGCTGGGCCTTAAAGAAAAAAATCCGGAGCGTGCTGAAGTGCTGCTGGCAGCCTGCCGCCGGGATAATGTTGAGCTGCGCGAGACAGCGCTGGAAGCGGCTGGTTTGAAAGCAAAGGTGGTGGATGTTGAAGCGTTTGCCATGGAGCGTATTTTTGAATTGCTGGAAGATGTACTGGAGTTGCCGGAAGATGATCCGGTAGTGGCCATTATCGATATTGGTGCCAGCAACACTTCCCTTAATGTCCTCAGTAAAGGTCAGAATATTTACACCCGTGAACAGTTGTTTGGTGGCCGTCAACTGACGGATGAGATTCAGAGAAGGTATGGGCTGGAGCCTGAGGAAGCGGAACAGGCCAAATGTAAGGGCGGATTGCCCGGAGATTATGAATCTGAAGTGCTGGAACCTTTTAAGGAAGCCGTTATCCAGCAGGTTTCCCGCTCCCTTCAGTTCTTTTACTCTGCCACCCGGTTTAATGATGTTGACGCCATCATTCTTGCAGGCGGCTCCTCTTCCCTGAACGGTCTTGCGGCTTTGATGCAGGACAAGCTGGGTACGCAAACCATTGTTGCCAACCCATTCGCAAAAATGTCAGTAGCCGGAAAAGTGGATGCCAGCCGACTGGCTTCTAACGCTCCGGCGCTTGCTATTGCCTGCGGGTTAGCCATGAGGAGCTTTGACTGATGGCCAGAATCAACCTGCTGCCCTGGCGGGAACAGCTCAGGGAAGAACGGAAGAAGCGGTTTCTCACTGCAATGGCTATAAGCGCCATGATTGGCGGCGCTGTCATTTTTACTGGCGACCTGATGATCAGAGGCTCTGTCGATGCCCAGACCAGTCGCAACCAGTATCTGAACAGTCATATAACGAAGCTCGACAAGGGCATTGCCGAACTCAAAGACCTTCGAAAAAAACGTGGACAATTGCTGGAACGTATGAAAGTTATTCAGGGCCTGCAGGGTAACCGGCCTGTTAGTGTTCGGGTTTTTGATCAGCTGGTCAGAGTGGTGCCTAAGGGGGTTTATTTCAAAAAAGTTTCTTTGGAAGGCAGTACGTTGAAACTGGTCGGGATTGCCGAGTCTAATAACCAAATCTCTGCCCTGATGCGTAATTTTAACAGCTCTGACTGGTTTACCGATCCTAACCTGACGGCTGTCAGAAAAGTCAAAGCTAACGGTGAACGACAGAATGAGTTTGATCTGACCATTCAGCAAACGACTCCGGACTCTGATGAGGGTGACAGATCATGAATATTGCTGAATCCATGAAAAAGCTGAATGATTTGAATCTGTCGGATCTGGATTTTGAAAATCTGGGTGCCTGGCCCCTGCCGGTTCGAATCATTGCCTGCCTTCTGGTTCTGCTGTTGGTTGTTCTTCTTGGGTATCAGTTTCATTTGAGCGGGCTGCAAACCCAGCTTGATCGGGAAGTCGCTAAAGAGAAAAAACTTAAAGAGCAATTTCGGACCAAAGCGTTTCAATCAGCAAACCTGGGAGCTTATCGGGAGCAGATGCGACAGATAGAGGACTCTTTTGGTGCGCTGGTCAGGCAGTTACCAAGTGATACAGAAGTGCCGGGATTATTAGAAGACATTACCTTCACAGGTCGGGGAGCGGGATTGCAGTTTGAAGCCATCAAGTTGCAGCCAGAAAAAACGTCTGAGTTTTATATTGAACTGCCCATCAGCATTACAGTGAAAGGGAATTACCACGATCTGGGCAGTTTTGTCAGCGGGGTCGCCAGTCTGCCAAGAATTGTCACTCTGCACGATTTTTCCATCGACCCGTTGCCTGATAGCAATAAGTTGAAAATGGATATTCTGGCCAGAACTTATCGCTACAACGATAAGGAGACAGAATGATGAGGTGGTGGCAAAGGAGTTTTCTGGCAGGGATGATGTTGTCTGTCCTGGGGTGTGGCGGGCAATCGGGCAAGGTCGATCTCGATCGGTACATGGGGGAGGTGCGTGCGAAGCCTACCGGAAAAATTGAGTCTTTGCCTGAATTCAAGCCTTATGAGGCGTTTGCTTATCGAGCGGCTGGAATGCGAAGCCCCTTTGAGCCACCGGTCATTCTTAAGTCCGGCAATCAACAGATTAACAGTAACGTAAAACCGGACCGGGCCCGGGAGAAAGGTTTTCTGGAACAGTTTGACATTGAATCCATTTCACTGGTGGGCTCGATCAGTAATGAAGATGGATTATGGGGGCTGGTCCGCAGCAGTGAAGGTGTTCATCGTGTTAAGGAAGGCGACTACCTGGGCCGCAACCACGGACGCATTGATTACATTGATGAACAGGAGCTTCGGGTTATAGAGATTATTCCAGCTGGTAATGACCTCTGGATTGAGCGACCACGGTCACTGATTCTTGGTGGCCAGTAACCTGTCAGTTTGAATTTGCCTCGCCAAAGGTCACAAAGAGGGTCAGGTCCACAGGGAAGCTGGATTTTTCCCGGATAGTGCCGAATAGAACAATAACAGTGAATTCAGGGATGGGGCATTTCGATGAATACAAAGCCCGTTGTGCAGACTTCGGCAGCCATACTGCTGTTTGTTTTGCTGGCATGGATGCCAACTTCGGTCTGGGCCGTTACCCTTAAAAAAATGGATGCAGGCTCCCTGCCGGGTGGTATGGTTGAGCTGAAGCTGACGTTCGACGGGCCTGCACCTCAGGCCAAAGGCTATAGCGTTGACCAACCGCCAAGAATATCCATCGATTTGCCTTATACCCGCAGCACACTAGCCAAATACAATGAAATCGGTTTTGATAACGCCCATAGTGTCACGGTTCTGGAAGCGGGCGACCGTACCCGCCTGGTTGTGAACCTGCGTAGTCCTACCAGTTTTTCCACCAAAAAAGATGGCAGTACCCTTTACGTTTATCTCGGGGCGGACAGCCAGCAGAGGGCTTATTCCGACGATCCGGGGTTATCCCCTATGGTGGCAGAATCGGGTGCGCCGATGGCAGAACCCGGTGGCAGAGGAATTACCCATATTGACTTTCAGCGTGGTGAAGAAGGCGAGGGTAATGTGGTGATTACCCTCGCCAATGCTGATATCCCTATGGACATGAATGAAATGGCCGGGCGCATTCGTCTGGAGTTTCAGGGCAATGTATTGCCCGGGCGCTTAAGAAACCGTCTGGATGTTATGGATTTTGCTACGCCGGTGAAATATATCGACGCCAAAACCGAAGACGGCAATGCGGTTGTTATTATTGAGCCAAAGGGCGAGTTCGATTATCTCGCCTATCAGGCAGATAATGTTGTGACGGTCAGTGTTAAGCCTGCTAGCTTCCAGAATTATAACCGTGGCCGTCGTGGCCTTTCTTATAAAGGTGACAAGCTTTCCCTGAACTTTCAGGACATCAAGGTGCGTGAAGTATTGCAGCTGATTGCAGATTTCACTGACCTGAACCTTGTGGCTTCGGATACCGTCACCGGCAATGTGACCCTGAGGTTGCAGAATGTTCCATGGGACCAGGCCCTGGATATTGTGCTCAAGGCCAAAGGGCTGGATAAGCGTCAGGAGGGTAATGTGCTGACGGTGGCTCCGGCAGAAGAGATTGCCGCCAGAGAGCGTCAGCAGCTGGAGAACGACAAGCAGATTCGTGAGCTGGCACCTGTCTATACCGATCTGATTCAGATTAACTACGCGGATGCGAGCGAAATTTCTGACGTACTGTCTGGAGGCGGTGACGATTCAGGCTTGTTGACTGACCGGGGTTCGGTTCAGGTGGTAGCCAGAACCAACAGCCTGCTGGTGAAGGACACCCAGGAAAAACTGGATGAGATACGGGCGCTGATTACCCGACTGGACATTCCGGTTCAACAGGTGATGATTGAAGCGCGTATTGTCAATATAAACTCCAATTACTCCCGTGAGCTTGGGGTGAAGTGGAGTGGTGGTAAAAAATTGACGCCAGGACAGTCAAACCGGGCAATAGGTATTGGTGGTAATGGAACTAATGCAGGTTTGGGAAGTGGTGATAGTGATCCGTCAAGTGGTGTAGGTGATAAACCGTTTGTTGATTTTGGGGTGACGGGCACCAATGCCGCCAGCCTGGCCATTGGCTTTGCTACCAACAGCACCATACTCAATCTGGAACTGTCAGCGATTCTTTCTGACGGTGGTGGTGAGGCCGTGTCCCAGCCCAAGGTTATTACTGCTGATAAAACCATGGCCGTTATCAAGGCAGGTAAAGAGATACCTTATGAAGAAAAGACCTCAAGTGGCGCCACTTCTGTTGCTTTTAAAGATGCCGTTTTGTCACTGGAGGTAACACCCCAGATTACGCCTGAAGGCAGTATTATTATGGACGTAAAAGTGACCAACGACTCCGAAGGCGACCCTGCTCCTAATGGTGTGCCAACCATTAATAAAAATGAGGTCAATACCCAGGTGCTGGTGAAAGATGGCGCCACCGTTGTTTTGGGTGGAGTGTTCACCCAAAGTAAAAACAACACTACTGCAAAAGTGCCATTGCTGGGTGATATTCCTTATGTTGGGGCTTTGTTCAGAAAAAAGACTAACAAAGATACCAAGGCAGAGCTGATGATCTTTATTACTCCCCGTATTATTAACGAGAATGTCGCTCTGCGCTGATATCGGGCGAACATTTTCTGAGCGGGAGCACTGTTTACGAACAGTGCTCCCGTTTTTTATTTGTCAGGCACTCGTACTATGCGCTAGTCTCGCCTACACATAGGCAGGAGGTCGGGCGACAAGAGATGCCGTTAACAAATATTTATCTTGTTGGGCCCATGGGGGCTGGAAAAAGTACTCTTGGCAGGATGCTGGCAAAAGAGCTGGGACTGCCATTTTATGATTCGGATCATGAGGTTGAAGCGCGTACCGGGGCAAATATACCCTGGATATTTGACGTTGAAGGAGAGAAAGGCTTCCGTCAGCGAGAGCGTCAGGTGATTCGAGAATTGTGTGAAGAGCGTGGAATTGTTCTTGCGACCGGCGGAGGTGTAGTCACTCAGAAAGAGAATCGTCGACACCTGGGGACCAATGGACTGGTTGTTTACCTGAAAGCGTCAGTAGACGCACAGCTGGAGCGCACGATGAAGGACAAACAGCGTCCACTGCTGCAAAGGCCTGATCGCCGGGAGGTTCTGGAAAATTTGCTGGAAGAGCGTGAACCGCTGTATGCGGGTTTGGCGGATCTGACCCTGGATACTGAACGGTATTCTCCAAAATCTCTGATAAATGAAATCATCAGGCTTCTGGAGCAAAATTGAGGATTATGATGCTTGAATTGACGGTTGATCTTGGCGATCGCAGTTATCCAATATTTATTGGTTCCGGAACGCTGTCTGATGCTGCAAAGCTGACGCCCTATGTCAGGGCAAAGCAGGTAGCCATAGTGACCAATGAAACGGTTGCACCCCTGTATCTGGACAAACTGAAAGCACTGCTGAATGACTTTGATGTTATAGACGTTGTGTTACCAGATGGCGAAGCCTTCAAAAACCTGCAAACTCTGGAAACTGTTTTTGACGGTTTGTTGCAGGCGCGCCACAACCGCACCACGACATTGATTGCCCTGGGCGGAGGGGTTGTTGGCGATATGGCTGGCTTTGCCGCGGCCTGTTACCAGCGTGGCGTTGAGTTTATCCAGATTCCAACCACTGTGCTGTCGCAGGTGGACTCATCGGTGGGCGGTAAAACCGGCGTTAACCATTCCCTTGGGAAGAATATGATCGGAGCTTTTCATCAGCCGAACGCTGTCATTATTGATACTGACCTGCTGGCTACCCTGCCTGATAGGGAGTTGTCTGCCGGAATCGCGGAAATTATCAAATATGGGTTGATCTGTGATCCGGAGTTTTTCACCTGGCTACAGGCGAATATCGCAAAACTGATGGCTCGGGATACGGACGCACTGGTTTACGCCATTCATCGCTCCTGTGCCGACAAGGCAAAGGTTGTGGCAGAAGATGAAAAAGAGTCGGGCATTCGTGCCATTCTGAACCTTGGTCATACTTTTGGTCATGCCATTGAAACGCATCTTGGCTATGGCGAATGGTTACATGGTGAAGCGGTGTCTGCCGGTATGGTGATGGCTGCCAGACTCTCCTGTCGTCTGGGTGATATTTCCCGGGAGCAGGTTGAACAGATCAAAGCGCTGCTGCGACAAGCGAACCTGCCGGTACTTCCTCCGGAAGGTATGACGCCTGATGACTTTCTCAGCATTATGGCAGTGGATAAAAAGGTTCTGGACAGTCGCCTGAGATTGGTGTTGCTGGAACAGGTGGGCAAAGCAGTGGTGACCAGTGAGTTTGACCGAAGTAAGTTGGATGAAGTGCTGGCTGAGATGTGTGTCTGCTAGTGGTCAGGGGTCGGTGAGTTGAAGGTTGAAAGGCTAAAGGTTAAAAAATTAAAAGTTAATACTTGTTGTTATTTTTCGATATTTGTGGTCAAAGGGCTGTCCGTGTAAAATGGACGACCCTTTGTCTGTAAAATGCCATTTAATAATGATTGTAAGGGGCATTTTTACAGGTCAAAGAGAGGGATAGCAAACAAATAGCTGGTTCGAACTGATGGCTGCTGCTTCAGCAGACAGCTTCTTAATCATAATAACTCATCATCGTCTGCTACCAGGAAAGGTTGTTACCAGCCTCTGCTGTAAGGTGTCGGTTTCATTAAGCGACGCCGGGTCAAGAGTGGTTTTCGTCAAAAGCGGAAGTGTTTCTCAATCAGCAGTCATCATTGTCAGGAAGACAGCACTCGAACCCTATAACAAACGACTGACGACTGACTGGATGAAAATTGCCTATGAAATCAGGTCTGTATAACCCTGAGGAGTTTCGGGATAACTGCGGTTTTGGCCTTATTGCCCACATGGAGGGGAACAAAAGTCATGACCTCCTGAATACTGCAATTGAAGCGCTCACCTGCATGACGCACCGGGGGGGAATTGCAGCCGATGGTAAGACTGGCGACGGCTGTGGTCTTTTGCTGCAAACCCCGGACTCCTTTTTCCGTACCGTTGCCAAAGAACAGTTTGGCAAACCTCTGCCAGAATTGTATGCCGTTGGCATGATTTTCCTGAGCCAGGATAAAGACAAAGCACAAACGGCTCGTCGTCGGATTGAACATGACCTGGCTGATCAGGGGCTGTCGGTTGCAGGCTGGCGGACAGTGCCGGTCAACAATCAATGCCTGGGTCCTATTGCGCTGGAACAGCTGCCTGTTATTGAGCAGGTGTTTATTACCGGTGATGCCGATCTGGATGACGTGGCTTTCTCAGCCAGGCTGTATATGGCGCGTCGGTTTACCAATATGGCGCTGGAAAACGACGATGACTTTTATATCTGTTCTCTCTCTACCCGCGTAATCACCTACAAAGGTTTGATGATGCCGGTGGATCTTGCCAACTTCTATGAAGATCTGGGCGACCCACGTTTTGAAACCGCCATCTGTGTGTTCCATCAGCGTTTTTCTACCAATACCATGCCGCGCTGGAAGCTGGCTCAGCCTTTCCGCCTGCTGGCCCACAATGGTGAGATCAACACGATTATGGGGAACCGCAACTGGGCTCAGGCACGCCGTAAAAAATTCCAGTCTGAACTGTTGCCGGGGCTGGATCAGATCAGCCCACTGGTTAACCGCACCGGGTCGGACTCTTCGACTCTGGATAATATGCTGGAGCTGCTGGTGACAGGAGGCGTGGACCTGTACCGGGCGATCCGCATGTTGATTCCACCTGCCTGGCAGAATGTCGATACCATGGCACCGGGACTACGGGCTTTCTATGAATACAACTCCATGCACATGGAACCCTGGGACGG
Above is a genomic segment from Endozoicomonas euniceicola containing:
- a CDS encoding malic enzyme-like NAD(P)-binding protein codes for the protein MKQAALDYHALPKPGKIEIALTKSAETARDLSLAYSPGVAEPVREIAADPENAYKYTGKGNLVAVISNGSAILGLGNLGALASKPVMEGKALLFKRFAGVDSIDIEVESESAQAFIDTVKRIACSFGGINLEDIKAPECFEIERRLIEECDIPVFHDDQHGTAIVTAAGMLNALDIAGKKIEEAKMVCLGAGSAAIACVKLLISCGMRPENILMLDSKGVIHTGRDDLNQYKALFAVDTDRRQLDDAIVGADAFLGLSGPNLLSAEQLQTMAEHPIVFACANPDPEIHPEVAKAARSDVIMATGRSDFPNQVNNVLGFPFIFRGALDVRATRINEAMKVAAVNAIRDLAKEEVPQEVMDAYDGIQLSFGPGYIIPKPTDPRLLGKVSAAVAEAAIESGVAKLGYPAHYPLTSLDDV
- a CDS encoding penicillin-binding protein 1A, giving the protein MVKFLKFLLWSGLAGGGGVLLIAASAYLYLSPSLPSVETLRDVHLQTPLRVYTRDEKLLAEFGEKRRTPVRIEETPEFLVRAFMAAEDDRFYSHPGVDIVGLMRAAVQLVSTGSIQSGGSTITMQVAKNFFLSHERVFSRKFNEILLALQIERELNKSEILELYLNKIYLGNRAYGVEAAAQVYYGQSINELNLAQLAMIAGLPKAPSRYNPINDPDRALIRRNWILGRMLDLGYIDNNNYQTAVSQPVTARYHGSRIELQAPYVAEMVRQEMIERYGPEAYTEGFQIYTTVDSSLQETANQVVVDGLFAYTERHGYRGPVTNLNEADQNLEINNSEIQSNVDVWKEALKNARSNRILMPAVVTAVEDKTAHILLRNDEVDVIDWDNLNWAKRFINVNAFGYDPKSAGDVLKAGDLILVRKMPDGRYRLSQDPEAQSSLISMNPKNGAILSLVGGFNFFDSMYNRSTQAVRQAGSSFKPFVYAAAIHEGLTAATMINDAPIVFADKGLEGTWRPNNDNMKFNGPTRLREGLYRSRNLISIRLLREIGINRTINFLESLGFEDGTMERNLSLALGNVSLTPLQLTAGYATIANGGYKVSPYLIDRVETVDEVLFRASPETACPECEDLLDNPQEQTTEQTEVPEADSGSAIILARGDQDNHIVDLTGEPDTQRITPAEQVMDPRVNYIINDIMSDVIWKGTGRRAQALKRHDIAGKTGTTNDSKDAWFVGFNPEVLTSVWIGMDDYTTLGRWEYGGNAALPVWIDFMKVALDGKPEQRLPQPDGMVSLRIDPKTGRLARQGDKNAIFEIFRQEKAPTSVSEGSIPSLNDIEQSFKPEDLF
- a CDS encoding pilus assembly protein PilM; the encoded protein is MLGLFKNKSSSVLGIDISSTSVKVLELSRSGDKYRVEAFGEQPLAPGAVVENNIQETEAVGEAIAKAVAHSRSGVKNAAIAVSGSAVITKTIEMDASLSDDEMESQIAVEADQYIPYALDEVAIDFEVLGLKEKNPERAEVLLAACRRDNVELRETALEAAGLKAKVVDVEAFAMERIFELLEDVLELPEDDPVVAIIDIGASNTSLNVLSKGQNIYTREQLFGGRQLTDEIQRRYGLEPEEAEQAKCKGGLPGDYESEVLEPFKEAVIQQVSRSLQFFYSATRFNDVDAIILAGGSSSLNGLAALMQDKLGTQTIVANPFAKMSVAGKVDASRLASNAPALAIACGLAMRSFD
- a CDS encoding PilN domain-containing protein; protein product: MARINLLPWREQLREERKKRFLTAMAISAMIGGAVIFTGDLMIRGSVDAQTSRNQYLNSHITKLDKGIAELKDLRKKRGQLLERMKVIQGLQGNRPVSVRVFDQLVRVVPKGVYFKKVSLEGSTLKLVGIAESNNQISALMRNFNSSDWFTDPNLTAVRKVKANGERQNEFDLTIQQTTPDSDEGDRS
- the pilO gene encoding type IV pilus inner membrane component PilO, with the translated sequence MNIAESMKKLNDLNLSDLDFENLGAWPLPVRIIACLLVLLLVVLLGYQFHLSGLQTQLDREVAKEKKLKEQFRTKAFQSANLGAYREQMRQIEDSFGALVRQLPSDTEVPGLLEDITFTGRGAGLQFEAIKLQPEKTSEFYIELPISITVKGNYHDLGSFVSGVASLPRIVTLHDFSIDPLPDSNKLKMDILARTYRYNDKETE
- a CDS encoding pilus assembly protein PilP, whose product is MMRWWQRSFLAGMMLSVLGCGGQSGKVDLDRYMGEVRAKPTGKIESLPEFKPYEAFAYRAAGMRSPFEPPVILKSGNQQINSNVKPDRAREKGFLEQFDIESISLVGSISNEDGLWGLVRSSEGVHRVKEGDYLGRNHGRIDYIDEQELRVIEIIPAGNDLWIERPRSLILGGQ
- a CDS encoding type IV pilus secretin PilQ, with the translated sequence MNTKPVVQTSAAILLFVLLAWMPTSVWAVTLKKMDAGSLPGGMVELKLTFDGPAPQAKGYSVDQPPRISIDLPYTRSTLAKYNEIGFDNAHSVTVLEAGDRTRLVVNLRSPTSFSTKKDGSTLYVYLGADSQQRAYSDDPGLSPMVAESGAPMAEPGGRGITHIDFQRGEEGEGNVVITLANADIPMDMNEMAGRIRLEFQGNVLPGRLRNRLDVMDFATPVKYIDAKTEDGNAVVIIEPKGEFDYLAYQADNVVTVSVKPASFQNYNRGRRGLSYKGDKLSLNFQDIKVREVLQLIADFTDLNLVASDTVTGNVTLRLQNVPWDQALDIVLKAKGLDKRQEGNVLTVAPAEEIAARERQQLENDKQIRELAPVYTDLIQINYADASEISDVLSGGGDDSGLLTDRGSVQVVARTNSLLVKDTQEKLDEIRALITRLDIPVQQVMIEARIVNINSNYSRELGVKWSGGKKLTPGQSNRAIGIGGNGTNAGLGSGDSDPSSGVGDKPFVDFGVTGTNAASLAIGFATNSTILNLELSAILSDGGGEAVSQPKVITADKTMAVIKAGKEIPYEEKTSSGATSVAFKDAVLSLEVTPQITPEGSIIMDVKVTNDSEGDPAPNGVPTINKNEVNTQVLVKDGATVVLGGVFTQSKNNTTAKVPLLGDIPYVGALFRKKTNKDTKAELMIFITPRIINENVALR
- the aroK gene encoding shikimate kinase AroK, producing MPLTNIYLVGPMGAGKSTLGRMLAKELGLPFYDSDHEVEARTGANIPWIFDVEGEKGFRQRERQVIRELCEERGIVLATGGGVVTQKENRRHLGTNGLVVYLKASVDAQLERTMKDKQRPLLQRPDRREVLENLLEEREPLYAGLADLTLDTERYSPKSLINEIIRLLEQN